A genomic segment from Nicotiana tabacum cultivar K326 chromosome 7, ASM71507v2, whole genome shotgun sequence encodes:
- the LOC107825327 gene encoding thermospermine synthase ACAULIS5, producing the protein MGEISCFTNGNGLNNGNGHAVVVGPRKSCWYEEEIDTDLRWCFALNSILHTGATQYQDIQLLDTKPFGKALVIDGKLQSAEIDEFIYHECLVHPALLHHSNPRNIFIMGGGEGSTARELLRHKTVDKVVMCDIDEEVVEFCKSYLEVNREAFSDPRLDLIINDARAELERREENYDIIVGDLADPIEGGPCYQLYTKSFYELIVKPKLNQGGIFVTQAGPAGIFSHTEVFSCIFNTLKQVFKYVVPYSAHIPSYADTWGWVMASDTPFVISVDELDLRMKQRMKGENRYLDGKTLTSASTLSKAVRNSLENETHVYAEGNARFIYGHGRHNQAMI; encoded by the exons CAAGAAAGAGTTGTTGGTATGAAGAAGAGATTGATACTGACTTGAGATGGTGCTTTGCTCTCAATAG CATTTTGCACACTGGTGCCACCCAATATCAAGACATTCAACTCTTGGACACAAAGCCCTTTGGAAAG GCTTTGGTCATAGATGGGAAGCTTCAAAGTGCAGAGATAGATGAATTTATCTACCATGAATGTCTTGTCCATCCAGCTCTCCTTCATCATTCAAA TCCTAGAAACATATTCATTATGGGAGGAGGTGAAGGTTCTACTGCCAGAGAATTGTTGAGGCACAAGACAGTGGACAAAGTTGTAATGTGTGACATTGATGAA GAGGTGGTGGAATTTTGCAAGTCATACTTGGAGGTTAACAGAGAAGCTTTCTCTGATCCTAGACTCGACCTTATTATCAATGACGCCAG GGCTGAGCTAGAGAGGAGGGAAGAGAATTATGATATTATAGTAGGAGATTTAGCAGACCCTATAGAAGGAGGACCATGTTACCAGCTTTATACAAAATCCTTCTATGAATTAATTGTTAAACCTAAACTTAACCAAGGTGGTATCTTTGTCACTCAG GCAGGACCAGCAGGAATTTTCAGCCACACAGAAGTCTTTTCCTGCATTTTCAATACTCTCAAACAAGTTTTCAAAT ATGTTGTGCCTTATTCAGCTCACATTCCATCGTATGCTGACACTTGGGGATGGGTCATG GCATCAGATACCCCATTTGTTATAAGCGTGGATGAATTAGACCTGAGAATGAAGCAGAGGATGAAGGGGGAGAACAGATATCTTGATGGGAAAACACTCACTTCAGCCTCTACATTGAGCAAAGCTGTTCGAAATTC ACTGGAAAATGAGACTCATGTTTATGCCGAAGGGAATGCAAGATTCATTTATGGACATGGAAGACACAATCAAGCAATGATATGA